In a genomic window of Dolichospermum sp. DET69:
- a CDS encoding IS4 family transposase encodes MVEDEVIAKQLERLLTPAITNQENYYRKLGLRERILNLPLMMAAVLTLLWRDVAGVREVTRMLARDGFLWCNPTKVSQQAVSQRFLTFPSELFEKVFKDLLPSLRTAWHSRNKRPLPESIQFTLSRFEKIWIVDGSTLEALFRKLQSLEEAHYGQLAGKMSTVIDLMTRLPVEIWFAENPKASDTKLEENILNLVTESTLLLLDRGFYHFNFWLQLIDKKVDFITRIKKGAAIKVEQIFTDSYGLRDRKISLGSGTKKTPFITLRLIEVRSGKTWHSYLTSVLDPNVLPPYVVADLYRRRWRIEDAFNIVKRLLGLSYLWTGSINGIKLQIWATWIFYAVLVDLGDAVADELSLPFDDISLEMIYRGLYHFTMAHQKGKATDPVKYFADPQNRDLGIIKQKRKPNVKLIVAPFPDLQRGSDEFFFNNYPKVS; translated from the coding sequence ATGGTGGAAGACGAAGTAATAGCCAAGCAATTGGAAAGATTACTGACACCAGCGATTACAAATCAAGAAAATTACTACCGAAAACTAGGACTCAGAGAAAGGATACTGAATTTGCCGTTGATGATGGCGGCGGTGTTAACCCTGCTGTGGAGAGATGTAGCAGGAGTGAGAGAAGTGACAAGAATGTTAGCCAGAGATGGTTTTCTGTGGTGTAATCCCACAAAAGTTAGTCAACAAGCCGTATCACAGAGATTTTTGACATTTCCATCGGAATTATTTGAAAAAGTATTTAAAGATTTATTGCCTAGTTTGAGAACAGCTTGGCACAGTAGAAATAAACGTCCCTTGCCAGAAAGTATTCAATTTACCTTATCAAGATTTGAGAAAATTTGGATAGTAGACGGATCAACATTGGAGGCATTGTTTAGGAAATTACAAAGTTTGGAAGAAGCTCATTATGGACAATTAGCAGGCAAGATGAGTACAGTCATTGATTTAATGACCAGATTACCTGTAGAGATTTGGTTTGCAGAGAATCCCAAAGCTTCTGATACTAAACTTGAAGAAAATATTTTGAATTTAGTGACAGAGAGTACCCTATTGTTGTTAGATAGAGGGTTTTATCACTTTAATTTTTGGTTACAATTAATTGATAAAAAAGTGGACTTTATTACGAGAATAAAAAAAGGAGCAGCAATCAAGGTAGAACAAATATTTACAGATAGTTATGGATTGCGAGACCGAAAGATAAGTCTGGGTTCTGGCACTAAAAAGACTCCATTTATCACTTTACGTTTGATTGAAGTGCGGTCAGGAAAAACATGGCATTCTTATTTAACCAGCGTGTTAGATCCTAATGTTTTACCTCCTTATGTGGTAGCGGATTTATATCGGCGACGTTGGCGGATTGAAGATGCTTTTAATATAGTAAAAAGACTCTTGGGGTTAAGTTATTTATGGACAGGTTCAATTAATGGAATTAAATTACAGATTTGGGCAACTTGGATATTTTATGCGGTTTTAGTCGATTTAGGTGATGCTGTAGCTGACGAACTTTCTCTCCCCTTTGATGATATTTCATTAGAAATGATTTATCGTGGTCTTTATCATTTTACTATGGCTCATCAAAAAGGTAAGGCAACAGATCCTGTTAAGTATTTTGCTGACCCTCAAAATCGAGATTTAGGTATTATCAAACAGAAACGAAAACCAAATGTTAAGTTAATTGTCGCGCCTTTTCCTGATCTCCAGCGGGGGTCTGACGAGTTTTTTTTCAATAATTATCCAAAAGTCTCTTGA
- a CDS encoding fertility inhibition FinO-like protein, whose protein sequence is MIEGKLELTIKINELPEVKTVENGWQQFEIDCDGRIISVTVKPKVWKKLTDAQANYPQWVGAIAGKMGEATDNGFVLLEPNIQTFEKKPKPSSEVTT, encoded by the coding sequence ATGATTGAAGGAAAATTAGAACTAACTATCAAAATCAACGAACTGCCAGAAGTTAAGACTGTAGAAAATGGTTGGCAACAATTTGAGATTGACTGCGATGGAAGGATAATTAGCGTCACTGTTAAACCTAAAGTTTGGAAGAAATTGACCGACGCACAGGCCAATTATCCCCAGTGGGTAGGTGCTATTGCTGGGAAAATGGGAGAGGCAACTGATAACGGTTTTGTGCTGTTAGAACCTAATATCCAGACTTTTGAGAAAAAGCCAAAGCCATCCTCTGAAGTTACAACTTAG
- a CDS encoding type II toxin-antitoxin system VapC family toxin, whose translation MNGLKYLLDTNILIGLFQRDLIILNLLKDKLIKVNECAYSAITRMELLSFPSISSTEKEAIKSLLNQMTYLAITSEIEDETINFRYTHKTKLPDSIIAATAKYHQIELVTLDKKLANKLKSND comes from the coding sequence ATGAATGGACTTAAGTATCTGTTAGATACAAATATTTTAATTGGGTTGTTTCAACGTGATTTAATAATCTTAAATCTGCTAAAAGACAAGCTGATTAAAGTTAATGAATGTGCTTATAGTGCTATAACTCGGATGGAGTTACTGAGCTTTCCTTCTATAAGTTCTACGGAAAAAGAAGCGATTAAATCTTTATTAAATCAGATGACCTATTTAGCAATTACATCAGAAATTGAGGACGAAACTATTAATTTTAGATATACCCATAAAACAAAATTACCAGATTCTATTATTGCGGCTACAGCTAAGTATCATCAAATTGAGTTAGTAACATTAGATAAAAAATTAGCGAATAAGTTGAAATCAAATGATTGA
- a CDS encoding acyl-CoA/acyl-ACP dehydrogenase, with translation MDFPLTIKQQKLIELVRELGHEKFAPRASWYDQTASFPFENYQDLREHGLLALTIPEQYGGLGADFPTYCLVSSEIGRYCGATALTYNMHTCSLLWTGILSNDLPMKEYQRIQHHCYRQEHFRRVVEEGAIYAQPISEEGAGVSLGKTYQTNARKVDGGWIINGKKVFASLSGAANYYGVICTKAKENASLNDSLYLAIPANAEGVKVVGDWNPVGMRATVSRTLIFDNVFVPDNAQLLPENLYFQMTKIWPHMFLTLTPTYVGISQAAYDFTVKYLRGEIEGIAPIKRRQDTTKQYAVAEMFIKLEQMKSLFYRAIHDAKAHPSKAEMLRAYATNYTVMEYANELCSLALRVCGGQALLKSLPLERLYRDSICGSVMRPWSIDRCLERLGRETLYEVGETDENTTFMPLEHILT, from the coding sequence ATGGATTTCCCTTTAACAATTAAGCAACAAAAATTAATTGAACTGGTGCGCGAGTTGGGACATGAAAAATTTGCGCCTCGTGCATCTTGGTACGATCAAACTGCTTCTTTTCCTTTTGAGAATTATCAAGATTTACGGGAACACGGATTATTAGCACTCACCATTCCTGAACAATACGGTGGATTAGGTGCAGATTTCCCGACTTATTGCTTAGTTTCATCTGAAATCGGGCGCTACTGTGGAGCAACTGCCCTCACCTATAATATGCACACTTGTTCCCTACTCTGGACGGGGATTTTAAGTAATGATTTGCCCATGAAAGAATATCAAAGGATACAGCATCATTGCTATCGTCAAGAGCATTTCCGACGGGTGGTGGAAGAAGGAGCCATTTATGCTCAACCTATTTCTGAAGAAGGTGCTGGTGTATCATTAGGAAAAACATATCAAACTAATGCTCGTAAGGTTGACGGGGGATGGATTATCAATGGCAAAAAAGTCTTTGCCTCCCTATCAGGAGCGGCAAATTATTATGGTGTAATTTGCACAAAAGCTAAGGAAAACGCATCTTTAAATGATTCACTTTATCTTGCTATTCCCGCAAATGCAGAAGGCGTAAAAGTTGTGGGAGATTGGAATCCAGTTGGCATGAGAGCAACAGTTTCCCGCACCCTAATTTTTGATAACGTATTTGTTCCAGATAATGCACAATTGTTGCCTGAAAATTTATATTTTCAGATGACCAAGATTTGGCCTCATATGTTTTTGACACTTACCCCAACATACGTAGGAATATCCCAAGCTGCCTATGATTTTACAGTTAAATACCTCCGAGGTGAAATTGAAGGAATAGCTCCTATTAAACGACGACAAGATACGACTAAACAATATGCTGTTGCCGAAATGTTTATTAAATTAGAGCAAATGAAATCTTTATTCTATCGAGCTATTCATGATGCAAAAGCTCATCCGAGCAAAGCTGAAATGCTGCGTGCTTATGCAACTAACTATACTGTGATGGAATATGCTAATGAACTGTGTAGTTTAGCCCTGCGGGTTTGTGGAGGACAAGCTCTATTAAAGTCTTTACCTTTAGAGCGACTTTATAGAGATAGTATTTGTGGTTCAGTGATGAGACCTTGGTCTATTGATCGCTGTCTTGAAAGATTAGGTAGAGAAACTTTATACGAAGTCGGTGAAACAGATGAAAATACTACTTTTATGCCATTAGAACATATACTTACCTAG
- a CDS encoding XisH family protein, protein MAAKDRFHAVVRIALEKEQWQITDDPLRLEVGGTKFEIDLGAQQLLAAERDQEKIAVEIKTFLSDSPLTDYHAALGQFLNYRLALEISDPTRILYLAVPVVAYETFFKREFAQISLERYQIKQIIYDPIQEVIVQWIP, encoded by the coding sequence ATGGCAGCTAAAGATAGATTTCATGCTGTGGTTAGAATTGCTTTGGAAAAGGAGCAGTGGCAGATAACCGATGATCCCCTGCGACTCGAAGTAGGCGGAACAAAGTTTGAAATTGACTTAGGTGCCCAGCAACTATTAGCAGCAGAGCGAGACCAAGAAAAAATTGCAGTTGAGATTAAAACTTTTTTGAGTGATTCACCACTAACCGATTACCATGCTGCGTTAGGACAGTTTTTGAATTATCGGCTGGCCTTAGAAATCAGTGATCCAACTCGTATTCTCTATTTAGCTGTGCCTGTAGTTGCTTATGAAACTTTTTTTAAGCGGGAATTTGCACAAATTTCATTAGAAAGATATCAAATTAAACAAATTATTTATGACCCGATTCAAGAGGTAATTGTACAATGGATACCATAA
- a CDS encoding XisI protein, translating to MDTIKSYRHIIQSLLTDYAAIPIANGSIDCYTVFDPKQDHYQVMNVGWDGHRRVYGCVLHLDIKQGKIWIEQNMTEMRVAQELVDLGVAKEDIVLGFQAPEMRQYTDYAVI from the coding sequence ATGGATACCATAAAGTCTTATCGGCATATAATTCAGTCGTTGTTGACAGATTACGCTGCTATCCCCATCGCTAATGGGTCGATAGATTGCTACACTGTTTTTGATCCGAAACAAGACCATTACCAGGTCATGAATGTGGGATGGGATGGCCATCGGCGGGTATATGGTTGTGTTTTACATTTGGATATTAAGCAAGGAAAGATTTGGATTGAGCAAAATATGACGGAAATGAGAGTAGCCCAAGAACTTGTGGATCTGGGGGTAGCAAAGGAAGATATTGTGTTGGGGTTTCAAGCTCCGGAAATGCGGCAATATACGGATTATGCAGTTATATAA